One Punica granatum isolate Tunisia-2019 chromosome 3, ASM765513v2, whole genome shotgun sequence genomic window carries:
- the LOC116199034 gene encoding arabinogalactan protein 13-like, with protein sequence MEAVKVNLFVALMVALTAFAAIQEAAAEGAAPAPSPTSDASAFIPTFFASLAAIAFGLMF encoded by the coding sequence ATGGAGGCGGTGAAGGTGAACCTCTTTGTTGCATTGATGGTGGCTCTCACGGCATTCGCAGCCATCCAGGAGGCCGCTGCCGAGGGCGCCGCCCCCGCCCCAAGCCCAACCTCGGATGCCTCTGCATTCATCCCGACCTTCTTCGCATCCCTCGCCGCCATTGCGTTCGGGTTGATGTTCTAA